In Acidobacteriota bacterium, the DNA window ACGTCGGAGGGGTGCGCGTCGGTTCTGATGCCCCGGTCGTCGTCCAGTCGATGACCAACACCGACACCGCCGACGTGAAATCCTCCGTCGAGCAGATCGCCGCGCTCGCGCGCGCCGGCTCCGAACTCGTCCGCGTCACCGTGAACAATGACGCCTCCGCCGAAGCGCTGCCCAAGATCCACGACTTGCTGCGCATGCAGGGCGTCAACGTGCCCATCATCGGCGACTTCCATTACAACGGGCACCTCCTGCTCAAGAAGTATCCCCAGTGCGCCAAGGCGCTGGCCAAGTACCGCATCAATCCCGGCAACGTCTCCATCGGCAAGAAGGACGACGACAATTTCCGCACCATGGTCGAAGTCGCGGTCGAGAACCAGAAACCGGTGCGCATCGGCGTGAACTGGGGCTCACTCGACCAGCAGCTGCTGACCAAGATGATGGACGAGAACTCGCGCCTCTCCGAACCGAAAGACGCGCGCTCGGTCACCATGGAAGCCATGATCGTGAGCGCGCTGCGCTCCGCCGAACTGGCTGAGAAACACGGCCTGCGGAAGGACCAGATCATCCTGAGCGCGAAAGTCTCGGGAGTGCAGGACTTGATCGATGTCTATCGTCCGCTGGCTGCGCGCTGCGA includes these proteins:
- the ispG gene encoding flavodoxin-dependent (E)-4-hydroxy-3-methylbut-2-enyl-diphosphate synthase, which gives rise to MAEIKRRQSVTVNVGGVRVGSDAPVVVQSMTNTDTADVKSSVEQIAALARAGSELVRVTVNNDASAEALPKIHDLLRMQGVNVPIIGDFHYNGHLLLKKYPQCAKALAKYRINPGNVSIGKKDDDNFRTMVEVAVENQKPVRIGVNWGSLDQQLLTKMMDENSRLSEPKDARSVTMEAMIVSALRSAELAEKHGLRKDQIILSAKVSGVQDLIDVYRPLAARCDYALHLGLTEAGMGAKGIVASTAALGVLLQEGIGDTIRVSLTPAPGGDRTEEVLVAQQILQSLGIRSFTPQVTACPGCGRTTSTYFQELAENIERYLREHMPIWKSRYDGVEEMKVAVMGCVVNGPGESKHANIGISLPGTFEDPKAPVFVDGRLTVTLKGDHIAEEFMRILEDYVDSHYAKSNSEVAAKA